In a single window of the Biomphalaria glabrata chromosome 5, xgBioGlab47.1, whole genome shotgun sequence genome:
- the LOC106065447 gene encoding mucin-2-like, translating to MELVFLLTALSVVVGQTVPNDPLWPGFAQSLSQQTGRTIQDINILGLSDPSINFLWTGYKANMPSYVTSPPTTTPPPLPDLYQTSYSFSSNTLNQPQANPPATSNTDLYKSLLSIINQAPAMSPPAGINTALSPTSTSAQDVMKAYTQLSATGSGQTDPVAMLKTGTTATSGSTDVTALMQQYAAIMGQNTPTPSAGSSTSGTAGVTSLMQQYAAIMGQKTPTAAASPTTGGTTPDMSALLQQYASSLTAKTPSYAELLQQYNQITNSATPAPATSNQLTPEQIMKLYSQMSASSGGSLPIPTPSSPTANTTASPPASLDQQLAEFFPQFKNLFPSSNATGNVSGDPTQMIFDTLLFGPTSPTGVSKPPEQTTKPPVPNPLLNLVNPSDGQGGSLISNHVENVFKTKASREMGCRFLPELLELEVLPTAPIDCIGKCPFPYINSQKFGVYCVCCPPGVNDQLAGMMSIFRRASYLETPLTVIS from the exons TTGTAGGTCAAACTGTTCCAAACGATCCGCTATGGCCAGGATTTGCACAATCATTGTCACAGCAGACAGGGCGGACCATTCAAGATATTAACATTTTGG GTCTGAGTGATCCATCCATCAATTTCTTATGGACAGGTTACAAAGCCAACATGCCTTCCTATGTAACCTCACCACCTACAACAACGCCACCACCACTGCCAGACCTCTACCAGACCAGCTACTCATTCAGCAGTAACACCCTCAATCAGCCACAAGCCAATCCACCTGCTACTTCAAACACTGACCTCTACAAGTCCCTCCTTAGCATCATCAACCAGGCTCCGGCGATGAGTCCGCCAGCTGGCATCAACACTGCTCTATCACCTACTAGTACATCAGCCCAGGACGTAATGAAGGCTTACACTCAATTAAGTG CTACAGGTTCTGGACAAACTGATCCCGTGGCCATGTTGAAAACGGGAACCACCGCTACAAGCGGATCAACAGACGTGACTGCCCTCATGCAACAGTATGCTGCCATCATGGGACAAAATACGCCTACACCTAGTGCTGGTAGTAGCACGTCGGGAACAGCGGGTGTGACGTCACTGATGCAGCAATACGCCGCCATCATGGGCCAAAAAACTCCAACAGCGGCAGCATCACCCACCACGGGAGGCACAACGCCAGACATGTCCGCATTACTTCAGCAGTACGCTTCATCTTTGACCGCCAAAACGCCCAGCTATGCTGAGCTTCTTCAACAATATAATCAAATTACAAACAGCGCCACGCCTGCCCCAGCCACATCTAATCAACTCACGCCGGAACAAATTATGAAACTATATTCGCAGATGTCAGCGTCTTCTGGCGGATCCTTGCCAATCCCCACTCCTAGTTCGCCAACGGCTAACACCACGGCATCACCACCAGCGTCTTTGGATCAACAGCTTGCCGAGTTTTTCCCACAGTTCAAAAACTTGTTTCCTTCATCCAACGCCACAGGAAACGTGTCGGGTGACCCCACACAGATGATCTTCGACACATTATTGTTTGGACCGACCTCGCCTACTGGAGTGTCTAAACCACCAGAGCAGACGACGAAACCGCCAGTTCCTAATCCACTTTTGAATTTAGTCAATCCATCTGATGGACAAGGGG GAAGTTTAATCTCCAATCACGTGGAGAATGTGTTTAAGACCAAAGCTTCCCGCGAGATGGGATGTCGCTTTCTGCCTGAGTTGCTGGAGCTGGAAGTATTGCCCACAGCTCCTATTGACTGCATAGGCAAGTGCCCATTCCCGTACATCAACTCACAGAAATTTGGAGTGTACTGTGTGTGCTGTCCTCCAGGAG TGAATGACCAACTGGCTGGAATGATGTCCATCTTCAGACGAGCAAGTTATTTGGAAACACCGTTGACAGTCATTTCCTAA